The genomic window gatttcgcccgaactagatcCCCGCCATCAGCAGTGCCTCCTGTATAGAACCGGCGACCAAGGGAGGCGCGGCCCGACCAGGCTGGCCCGCACGCcgaacaggggaggaggggaggcgccagatCGCGCGCATCGACCGCCGCAGAATCCGCCGCCAgccgccaacgaccaccgggatCCCGCCGCCTGCGCGGCCAGGACGCCAGATCCACCGCCCGCACGGCtgctcgccggagcccgccgtgCCGCTCCAAAGGAGCTTTCGCTCCAGATCCGAGACTCCCCACGCAGGCAGGGCAGCCGAGGCCCCGgcgccaccatccttggcgccccgggcttgcccggcggctgcctcaggcggTGGCGAGGAGGTGGGGCGAGGTGAGGAGGGGAccgcggcggcgcggctagggttcccccgccGCTGCCGGGGGAGGCGACGCGGTGGTCGCGGGAGGGATTAGGTCGCGGGAGCCTACCTGTTCCTGTAAATTCTGTACGTACTTTCCATATTGGTCCTCCAGCAGATCCCGGACCAACATCCTAGATCTTCATTCATACGATGTTCAGTAGAGAAACTTCTAGGATGTTCCATGGCACTCCTTATAAGTTATAAATGAAAATTACAACATTTATAGATTACGATTATATTGTCAATTGATGTCATGGTGCTCCCCAACATTTGGgcttctttgattcgtaggattgcaaAAACACAGGAATAAAGAAAAAGTAGGATTGAAATGGCATGGccattggatccctataggatttgagtttgtttgattgtgtcattgaaaaagcaaaggatttcttccaagagattggagtggatgttagaattcctgtgaaatGTAGTACAAATAAATCCTTAGGAGAAAATCTTACaagattcaatcctacgaatcaaacgacaaACTTAGGAAAAATTCCTAAATCCTATAGAGATCCTTTAAATCAAAGAGACCATTAGTTGAAGTACTACTGGTTATCTTATCTACTACTTtcttcgttccaaaataagtgtcttaagttTAAGTTTAGTACTTCGTCCAtcctaaaataagtgactcaactttgtactagctgtAGTACAaaaattagtataaagttgagtcacttattttgagacgggaggagtacaactttatactaaagttagtacaaaactGAGACacatattttgatacggagggaaTAGATTTTTTGACTAAGTATATGGTGCGTATTCATTTGAAGGTAGTGAACGAACTCTTTAGTCTTTAAGTTTTCATGCATATACTTGTTGCAGTGTGATGTTTGCATTgtcctgatgcagaggccggggtcatcctgTTTTTAGAAAAACTTTTTAGAAGTTATACTCGTATGGAGCATGAAAACTTTGATTCTAGTCCTGCTTTATCTCTACGTGAATTGATACGATGTGTATCCTGTCATCTAATCACACTTGGACTCAAGCCATTACCTCTTGTAGACAGAGTTATCATGTCAAGGTTGTTGTTACTTTTCGTGCGTGATTTAATTTTTACTAACCTCTGTCGAGGCTTGAACTTCCCCTGTTACGTATCGGTTTAGCACTTGTTTCTGCAGTCAACCATTGTCCAAGTAGCGAGTAGGACATCTCGTAGAAGTACCCTGGCATACATTTCGTCTGCCTTCTTTGCAATGTTCCTGCTGGCTGAACATGCTGAAGCCAGAACCTCGAGACAAGAGAACAAGAGGAAAGTAATGGAGAAGCTGGAGATGGTCCGGGAGGAGGCCCTGGGCTcgaaggagaagaaagagaacaCGAACAAGGAGTCTGTGGCAAACTTGTTGATCCCTCCTACTTTGGTCGATGCTTACATCTGAAAGGCATCCTGTCGCTGTAAATTTTATGTTTATGCTAAGTGCTACTTAACCTTGCAAAAATTCTGAATGTACTAATAACAACTGGAACCAAACAACCTTGCAAAAGAACTTTCCTGTGTCCTAGCTGCATTGTTTTTCATGCCTCTGTTGTACTCATTTTTTTGGAAAAATTCTGATTTATTCATATTCAATAGTGGCAGTATAATGaacaacaaaaataataaaaattacatttagATCCTTAGACAACATAGCGAggactacaaacactgaagcgagccgagGGCGTGCCGTCACCGTCGCTCCTCCCTCGCCGGCCCAGGAAAAATTTATTGTAGCAGACAGTTGGAAAGTCGACGTGCTCAGGCCTCATAAAATTAACGAGCATAACAACAATCACCAATGAAGAGTAGCATAGATTGAAAAGTAGCGTAGATTAAATGATCAAACCTGAAGACACACTAACATAAAcgaaccagatccgagcaaatctaTTAAAGACAGATTTACCAAGACACACCTTCACATGCTCATtgacgatgctagacgcatcaccgggatgggggctaggcggggagaaccttattccaactTCAGGAAGCCGTTGACGTCTCACATTTTCGAGCAGGACACTAACTCTAACAAAACTCGAAGGAACGTCTAAAAATGAAGCCCTTCTACCGGCAAGGGTCAAGATCCACTGcgccccatggccctaaggccactgaAGACGAGGCAGATCGGCGGCGGTGCTGGTGGGAGGCAAAGAAACTCTAATCTTTCTTTGAAGAGGAACCTTCTCTAAGGTATTACTACAATTATTATCTTTGTGACCTATTTTACTCCCTTGATACATACAAGAACAAAAGCCTATACACATGGAGTTGATCTAGTTGCTATTTTATACGAGATAAAAACTTTTGGGGAGAATActtcactacaccacaacacttgtTTAGGGGCAATTAACTGCCGGGAGAAATAGGTGTTCAAGGGCAAATGAACTGCCGGGACATTTGTGTCTGCCGGTACAAGCATCTTAGGGCGGGCTAACTGCCGGGAGAACTTGAGCAACAacgttgtaagggcatatttatccccaagatgttttggtgattgatgacaatgcttgtgcggactaatcgcgtgcgttaagttctttcagagattcgtcctttggcacaagacgattttctcccctcggtgttttattcaagacggtgtagctccttcgtttcgttgttggtggactagtcccgtaggagtcaccgtactatcaagaggggatccgctttggtaagactagggtggaatcaacacgtacacatccatatcacacccgtcgttttctttccgcttcattggagctgcgGTTTTCCCCTTAGTATGCTTTGCtctaccccagcggtagtaccgcgacccacaacggtagtaccgccgaagctccccagcggtagtactgctccaagcggtagtaccgctctccgaacggtagtaccgcttggggtcctcggccgtagtaccgcagtgcttccgggctactaccgcctcgattcgagaacgatgtttttcgtgtcgggttttgcggtactaagggcggtagttgtggcggtagtaccgctccaagcgatAGTACCGCGCCTACCCCCACAGTAGTACCGCCCTAGGGTCAGGGCCCTGTCAGCgtggcagtaccgctgggttgagcggtagtaccgcccggagcggtagtaccgcccttccctagcggtagtaccgctctgtgcggggctgctcagtgggataacggttggatttatccccccactatataaaggggtcttcttcaccaaagttgacctacctctttcccccaaagctccattgttgctccaagctccattttcgcccgatctctctccctggccaatcaaacttgttgatttgctcgggattagttgagaaggcccagatctacacttccaccaagagaaatttgattccccccacttatccctagcggatcttgttactcttgggtgttgagcaccctagacggttgaggtcacctcgaagccatactccattgtggtgaagcttcgtgctgttgttgggagcctccaagtgttgtggagatagccccaaccttgtttgtaaaggtccggttgccgccttcaagggatccaatagtggaatcacgacatctcgcattgtgtgagggcgtgaggagattacggtggccctagtggcttcttggggagcattgtgcctccacaccgctctaacggagacgtacttccccttaaaaggaaggaacttcggtaacacatcctcgtctccaccggctccactcttggttatcttgtccctttatttttgcaagcttacttgagttatatctattgcttgcttgtgtgcttattgtctttgcatcatataggttgtccacgtagttgcacatctagacaacctatttcattgcaaggtctaaattgttaaagaaaagtctaaaaattgttagttgcctattcacccccctctagtcaaccatatcga from Triticum aestivum cultivar Chinese Spring chromosome 3B, IWGSC CS RefSeq v2.1, whole genome shotgun sequence includes these protein-coding regions:
- the LOC123070218 gene encoding uncharacterized protein, whose translation is MAITSLQLPSQIHGLAPARNGRARTRSRATLLSCKHNQSTIVQVASRTSRRSTLAYISSAFFAMFLLAEHAEARTSRQENKRKVMEKLEMVREEALGSKEKKENTNKESVANLLIPPTLVDAYI